A single Mytilus trossulus isolate FHL-02 chromosome 12, PNRI_Mtr1.1.1.hap1, whole genome shotgun sequence DNA region contains:
- the LOC134692231 gene encoding uncharacterized protein LOC134692231, protein MKPMEMCKLQLYIYVFGLTTVLAVVRENSDIQYITRFIGNKRRLCIPVVNCPPGHEILPCSYDHTKDICTPCPLELVQPNYIQSTQDPKQTECFENKNKDKCHASDIEPSRTSNAKMCSYAKFCQCNTDECYYGDPCACMKKMETCGVGETLNENGTCVHCPFGTWKNETGCGPCISTGGSVVVKSSTVQTTKKPVKREENIKVGTTESHILSTEKSESTTTQTKESFSIPSVARVTMEPSSSWLVAIVIVLVLMVVVGIILIAGVLLKYTRQKKDGEIKRLLLLLY, encoded by the exons ATGAAACCTATGGAAATGTGTAAATTACAATTGTATATATACGTGTTTGGACTAACCACTGTCCTG GCTGTTGTTCGTGAAAATTCAGATATCCAGTATATTACTAGATTTATTGGAAATAAGAGGAGGTTATGTATTCCAGTTGTTAATTGTCCACCAG GACATGAGATTTTACCATGTAGTTATGATCATACCAAAGATATATGTACACCTTGTCCATTGGAGTTGGTCCAACCTAATTACATCCAATCAACACAGGATCCAAAACAAACAGAAtgctttgaaaacaaaaacaaggatAAATGTCATGCATCAG ATATTGAGCCAAGTCGTACTTCCAATGCTAAAATGTGTAGCTATGCCAAGTTCTGCCAGTGTAATACTGACGAATGTTACTATGGAGATCCATGCGCGTGCATGAAAAAGATGGAGACATGTGGTGTTGGAgaaactttaaatgaaaatggcA caTGTGTGCATTGTCCGTTTGGTACATGGAAGAACGAAACAGGTTGTGGCCCTTGTATCAGCACAGGTGGTAGTGTTGTAGTCAAAAG CTCCACGGTACAGACTACAAAGAAGCCTGTTAAAAG GGAGGAAAATATTAAAGTTGGCACAACAGAATCTCACATACTATCTACAGAGAAATCAg AGAGTACCACTACCCAAACGAAAGAATCGTTTTCGATCCCCTCAGTTGCACGCGTAACTATGGAGCCTTCATCTAGCTGGTTAGTTGCCAT cGTAATAGTTTTGGTACTAATGGTAGTTGTGGGAATCATTCTGATTGCAGGTGTACTACTGAAGTACACAAGACAAAAGAAAGATGGTGAGATTAAGAGATTATTACTTTTGTTATACTAG